The following coding sequences are from one Syngnathus acus chromosome 14, fSynAcu1.2, whole genome shotgun sequence window:
- the tcerg1b gene encoding transcription elongation regulator 1 isoform X3 yields MAEQAESEAIGFSDSRMAQQAVRFHGPVPAPVTSPAPAAPGPGQTPVLRGPPPLLRPPPPPFGMMRGPPPARPPYPRPPFDPSMPPIPPPAGMPPPIGPPHLQRPPFLPPPMGNLPPPPGMLFPPGMPPAPTSASPTPTEEIWVENKTPEGKAYYYNARTRESAWTKPEGVKILQQAELNPLLVAGTGPAPAGAPGTSGTGTASVGAPGAGTSSPGGTVVISASSISTTASAAASPINAASSTPSRTLSSSPDPTFTLAPSVTIAAAGATAELIPTSAVSSSVAAAPIIAVTVSTTLSPSPVTAVQTVPMLPAALPHSVAQPTVTAAIPAFPPVMVPPFRVPLPGMHIPLPGMLPGMGPPLVSMMHPQLALSAAPALQLPEWSEYKTVDGKTYYYNNRTMESTWEKPQGLLDREKELEKVKERMAQKEAEAMEMEEEEAKMLINNEKQERKEEEMSEEEKAAQKARPVATNPIPGTPWCVVWTGDERVFFYNPTTRLSMWDRPDELLGRTDVDKHIQEPPHKRGLDDARRTVFSKEEPELGPAADDLHDSESSKAKKRKKEDANEADTEKEAVMEAELRAARERAVVPLESRMTQFKDMLLERGVSAFSTWDKELHKIVFDPRYLLLNPKERKQVFDQYVKTRAEEERKEKKNKLMQAKDDFRRMMDEAKLTARTTFSEFASKHGRDPRFKSIDKMKDREAIFVEHMTALKKRDKDDSKSRGEKVRQDFFEMLSDQHVEGGQRWSKVKEKMETDPRYKAVESSALREEFFKQYLDKQAKSLDLEKERELERQARIEASMREREREVQKARSEQTKEIDREREQHKREEAIQHFKALMSDMVRSSDATWSDTRRNLRKDHRWESASLLEREEKEKLFNDHVEALAKKKKEHFRQLLDETTVITLTTTWKEVKKIIKEDPRCIKFSSSDRKRQREFEDYIKDKYITAKADFRTLLKETKFITYRSRKLIQESEQHLKDVEKILQNDKRYLVLECVPEERRKLIMFYIEDLDRRGPPPPPTASEPTRRSTK; encoded by the exons ATGGCGGAGCAGGCGGAGAGCGAAGCGATCGGATTCAGCGACAGTAG GATGGCCCAGCAGGCCGTGCGGTTCCACGGACCCGTCCCGGCACCGGTGACCTCGCCTGCCCCCGCCGCACCGGGTCCCGGGCAAACTCCTGTGCTACGCGGCCCGCCGCCCCTCCTCCGGCCGCCACCGCCCCCCTTTGGAATGATGAGGGGACCGCCGCCGGCTCGTCCCCCCTACCCGCGGCCACCCTTTGACCCCAGTATGCCCCCCATCCCGCCACCAGCAGGCATGCCACCCCCCATAGGACCGCCCCACCTGCAG AGACCCCCGTTCCTTCCCCCTCCCATGGGCAACCTTCCACCCCCTCCGGGGATGCTCTTTCCTCCCGGGATGCCCCCGGCCCCTACTTCTGCAAGCCCCACGCCCACCGAGGAGATCTGGGTGGAGAACAAGACGCCCGAGGGAAAG GCTTATTACTACAACGCTCGCACCAGAGAGTCGGCGTGGACTAAACCGGAGGGTGTGAAAATCCTCCAGCAGGCAGAACTCAATCCACTTCTGGTGGCGGGGACTGGCCCCGCCCCGGCGGGGGCCCCTGGGACCTCGGGCACGGGGACCGCCAGCGTGGGTGCTCCTGGTGCTGGGACCTCCAGCCCCGGCGGCACTGTGGTCATTAGCGCCAGCAGCATCAGCACCACGGCCAGTGCGGCCGCCTCACCCATTAACGCCGCCTCCAGCACCCCCTCTCGCACACTCAGCTCCAGTCCGGACCCGACCTTCACCTTGGCCCCCTCCGTCACCATAGCAG CAGCCGGTGCCACAGCGGAGCTTATCCCCACCTCCGCGGTCAGCTCATCGGTGGCCGCCGCTCCAATCATTGCGGTGACAGTGTCCACGACGCTGTCCCCGTCTCCCGTCACGGCCGTGCAGACGGtcccgatgctgcccgccgcACTGCCACACAGCGTGGCCCAGCCCACCGTTACCGCTGCCATCCCCGCCTTCCCGCCTGTCATGGTGCCGCCCTTCCGCGTGCCTTTGCCGGGCATGCACATCCCCCTGCCAG GAATGCTGCCCGGCATGGGGCCGCCCCTGGTGTCCATGATGCACCCACAGCTGGCCTtgtcagcagcgccagcgttGCAGCTGCCAGAGTGGTCCGAGTACAAGACGGTGGACGGCAAGACATACTACTACAACAACCGCACCATGGAGTCCACTTGGGAGAAGCCGCAGGGCCTACTAGACAGAG AAAAAGAATTGGAGAAGGTCAAGGAGCGTATGGCGCAGAAGGAAGCTGAGGCCAtggagatggaggaggaggaggcaaaaATGCTCATCAACAATGAGAAGCAG GAacgcaaagaagaagaaatgagCGAGGAAGAGAAGGCGGCCCAAAAAGCTCGTCCGGTGGCCACCAACCCAATTCCGGGAACGCCGTG GTGCGTGGTGTGGACGGGGGACGAGCGCGTCTTTTTCTACAACCCCACCACTCGGCTGTCCATGTGGGACCGCCCTGATGAGCTGCTGGGACGCACCGACGTTGACAAACACATCCAGGAGCCTCCGCACAAGAGAGGCTTGGATGACGCTAGGAGGACAG ttttCAGCAAGGAGGAGCCGGAGCTGGGCCCGGCCGCGGACGACCTACACGACAGTGAATCCTCCAAAGCCAAGAAGagaaa GAAGGAGGACGCCAACGAGGCTGACACTGAGAAGGAGGCAGTGATGGAGGCAGAGCTTCGGGCAGCCCGCGAGAGGGCCGTGGTGCCCCTGGAGTCCAGGATGACACAGTTCAAAGACATGTTGCTGGAAAGAGGG GTGTCGGCTTTCTCCACATGGGACAAAGAGCTTCACAAGATTGTCTTTGACCCTCGCTATCTCTTGCTCAACCCCAAAGAACGCAAGCAG GTCTTCGACCAGTACGTCAAGACCAGAGCGGAGGAGGAGCGGaaagagaagaagaacaaGTTGATGCAGGCCAAAGACGACTTCAGGAGAATGATGGACGAGGCCAAGCTGACGGCCAG GACCACCTTCAGCGAGTTTGCCAGCAAACACGGGCGTGATCCTCGCTTCAAGAGCATCGACAAGATGAAGGACAGAGAAGCCATCTTTGTCGAGCACATGACTGCCCTAAAGAAGCGAGACAAGGACGACTCCAAGTCCAGAGGGGAGAAG GTGAGGCAGGACTTCTTTGAGATGCTGAGCGACCAGCACGTGGAAGGAGGACAGCGCTGGAGCAAAGTCAAAGAGAAGATGGAGACGGATCCTCGCTACAAGGCGGTGGAAAGCTCCGCCCTCAGGGAGGAGTTCTTCAAGCAGTACCTGGACAAGCAAGCCAAG AGCCTGGACTTGGAGAAAGAGCGCGAGCTGGAGCGGCAGGCTCGTATCGAGGCCAGCATGCGGGAACGCGAGCGCGAGGTTCAGAAGGCCCGATCGGAACAGACCAAAGAGATCGACCGCGAGAGGGAGCAGCACAAGAGGGAGGAAGCCATCCAGCACTTCAAAGCGCTCATGTCCGACATG GTACGCTCGTCCGACGCCACGTGGTCTGACACGCGGCGGAACCTTCGCAAAGACCACCGCTGGGAGTCGGCGTCGCTTCTGGAGCGCGAGGAGAAGGAGAAGCTCTTCAATGACCATGTGGAGGCGCTGgctaagaagaagaaggaacaCTTCAGGCAGCTGCTGGACGAGACCACCGTG atCACACTGACCACCACCTGGAAGGAGGTCAAGAAGATCATCAAGGAGGACCCTCGATGTATTAAGTTCTCTTCTAGTGACAGA AAGCGCCAGCGTGAGTTTGAAGACTACATCAAAGACAAGTACATCACGGCCAAAGCTGACTTCAGAACTCTCTTGAAGGAGACCAAGTTCATCACGTACAG GTCCCGGAAACTGATCCAGGAATCGGAGCagcacctgaaggatgtcgaGAAAATCCTGCAGAACGACAAGCGCTACTTGGTGCTGGAGTGCGTCCCCGAGGAGCGTCGCAAGCTCATTATGTTCTACATCGAGGACCTTGACCGCCGTGGcccacccccgccccccactGCCTCAGAGCCCACGCGCCGCTCCACTAAGTGA
- the tcerg1b gene encoding transcription elongation regulator 1 isoform X2, with protein MAEQAESEAIGFSDSRMAQQAVRFHGPVPAPVTSPAPAAPGPGQTPVLRGPPPLLRPPPPPFGMMRGPPPARPPYPRPPFDPSMPPIPPPAGMPPPIGPPHLQRPPFLPPPMGNLPPPPGMLFPPGMPPAPTSASPTPTEEIWVENKTPEGKAYYYNARTRESAWTKPEGVKILQQAELNPLLVAGTGPAPAGAPGTSGTGTASVGAPGAGTSSPGGTVVISASSISTTASAAASPINAASSTPSRTLSSSPDPTFTLAPSVTIAAGATAELIPTSAVSSSVAAAPIIAVTVSTTLSPSPVTAVQTVPMLPAALPHSVAQPTVTAAIPAFPPVMVPPFRVPLPGMHIPLPGVAMMQIVGAPCVKAGPGANGMLPGMGPPLVSMMHPQLALSAAPALQLPEWSEYKTVDGKTYYYNNRTMESTWEKPQGLLDREKELEKVKERMAQKEAEAMEMEEEEAKMLINNEKQERKEEEMSEEEKAAQKARPVATNPIPGTPWCVVWTGDERVFFYNPTTRLSMWDRPDELLGRTDVDKHIQEPPHKRGLDDARRTVFSKEEPELGPAADDLHDSESSKAKKRKKEDANEADTEKEAVMEAELRAARERAVVPLESRMTQFKDMLLERGVSAFSTWDKELHKIVFDPRYLLLNPKERKQVFDQYVKTRAEEERKEKKNKLMQAKDDFRRMMDEAKLTARTTFSEFASKHGRDPRFKSIDKMKDREAIFVEHMTALKKRDKDDSKSRGEKVRQDFFEMLSDQHVEGGQRWSKVKEKMETDPRYKAVESSALREEFFKQYLDKQAKSLDLEKERELERQARIEASMREREREVQKARSEQTKEIDREREQHKREEAIQHFKALMSDMVRSSDATWSDTRRNLRKDHRWESASLLEREEKEKLFNDHVEALAKKKKEHFRQLLDETTVITLTTTWKEVKKIIKEDPRCIKFSSSDRKRQREFEDYIKDKYITAKADFRTLLKETKFITYRSRKLIQESEQHLKDVEKILQNDKRYLVLECVPEERRKLIMFYIEDLDRRGPPPPPTASEPTRRSTK; from the exons ATGGCGGAGCAGGCGGAGAGCGAAGCGATCGGATTCAGCGACAGTAG GATGGCCCAGCAGGCCGTGCGGTTCCACGGACCCGTCCCGGCACCGGTGACCTCGCCTGCCCCCGCCGCACCGGGTCCCGGGCAAACTCCTGTGCTACGCGGCCCGCCGCCCCTCCTCCGGCCGCCACCGCCCCCCTTTGGAATGATGAGGGGACCGCCGCCGGCTCGTCCCCCCTACCCGCGGCCACCCTTTGACCCCAGTATGCCCCCCATCCCGCCACCAGCAGGCATGCCACCCCCCATAGGACCGCCCCACCTGCAG AGACCCCCGTTCCTTCCCCCTCCCATGGGCAACCTTCCACCCCCTCCGGGGATGCTCTTTCCTCCCGGGATGCCCCCGGCCCCTACTTCTGCAAGCCCCACGCCCACCGAGGAGATCTGGGTGGAGAACAAGACGCCCGAGGGAAAG GCTTATTACTACAACGCTCGCACCAGAGAGTCGGCGTGGACTAAACCGGAGGGTGTGAAAATCCTCCAGCAGGCAGAACTCAATCCACTTCTGGTGGCGGGGACTGGCCCCGCCCCGGCGGGGGCCCCTGGGACCTCGGGCACGGGGACCGCCAGCGTGGGTGCTCCTGGTGCTGGGACCTCCAGCCCCGGCGGCACTGTGGTCATTAGCGCCAGCAGCATCAGCACCACGGCCAGTGCGGCCGCCTCACCCATTAACGCCGCCTCCAGCACCCCCTCTCGCACACTCAGCTCCAGTCCGGACCCGACCTTCACCTTGGCCCCCTCCGTCACCATAGCAG CCGGTGCCACAGCGGAGCTTATCCCCACCTCCGCGGTCAGCTCATCGGTGGCCGCCGCTCCAATCATTGCGGTGACAGTGTCCACGACGCTGTCCCCGTCTCCCGTCACGGCCGTGCAGACGGtcccgatgctgcccgccgcACTGCCACACAGCGTGGCCCAGCCCACCGTTACCGCTGCCATCCCCGCCTTCCCGCCTGTCATGGTGCCGCCCTTCCGCGTGCCTTTGCCGGGCATGCACATCCCCCTGCCAG gtGTAGCAATGATGCAGATAGTTGGCGCTCCCTGCGTAAAGGCGGGCCCCGGCGCCAACG GAATGCTGCCCGGCATGGGGCCGCCCCTGGTGTCCATGATGCACCCACAGCTGGCCTtgtcagcagcgccagcgttGCAGCTGCCAGAGTGGTCCGAGTACAAGACGGTGGACGGCAAGACATACTACTACAACAACCGCACCATGGAGTCCACTTGGGAGAAGCCGCAGGGCCTACTAGACAGAG AAAAAGAATTGGAGAAGGTCAAGGAGCGTATGGCGCAGAAGGAAGCTGAGGCCAtggagatggaggaggaggaggcaaaaATGCTCATCAACAATGAGAAGCAG GAacgcaaagaagaagaaatgagCGAGGAAGAGAAGGCGGCCCAAAAAGCTCGTCCGGTGGCCACCAACCCAATTCCGGGAACGCCGTG GTGCGTGGTGTGGACGGGGGACGAGCGCGTCTTTTTCTACAACCCCACCACTCGGCTGTCCATGTGGGACCGCCCTGATGAGCTGCTGGGACGCACCGACGTTGACAAACACATCCAGGAGCCTCCGCACAAGAGAGGCTTGGATGACGCTAGGAGGACAG ttttCAGCAAGGAGGAGCCGGAGCTGGGCCCGGCCGCGGACGACCTACACGACAGTGAATCCTCCAAAGCCAAGAAGagaaa GAAGGAGGACGCCAACGAGGCTGACACTGAGAAGGAGGCAGTGATGGAGGCAGAGCTTCGGGCAGCCCGCGAGAGGGCCGTGGTGCCCCTGGAGTCCAGGATGACACAGTTCAAAGACATGTTGCTGGAAAGAGGG GTGTCGGCTTTCTCCACATGGGACAAAGAGCTTCACAAGATTGTCTTTGACCCTCGCTATCTCTTGCTCAACCCCAAAGAACGCAAGCAG GTCTTCGACCAGTACGTCAAGACCAGAGCGGAGGAGGAGCGGaaagagaagaagaacaaGTTGATGCAGGCCAAAGACGACTTCAGGAGAATGATGGACGAGGCCAAGCTGACGGCCAG GACCACCTTCAGCGAGTTTGCCAGCAAACACGGGCGTGATCCTCGCTTCAAGAGCATCGACAAGATGAAGGACAGAGAAGCCATCTTTGTCGAGCACATGACTGCCCTAAAGAAGCGAGACAAGGACGACTCCAAGTCCAGAGGGGAGAAG GTGAGGCAGGACTTCTTTGAGATGCTGAGCGACCAGCACGTGGAAGGAGGACAGCGCTGGAGCAAAGTCAAAGAGAAGATGGAGACGGATCCTCGCTACAAGGCGGTGGAAAGCTCCGCCCTCAGGGAGGAGTTCTTCAAGCAGTACCTGGACAAGCAAGCCAAG AGCCTGGACTTGGAGAAAGAGCGCGAGCTGGAGCGGCAGGCTCGTATCGAGGCCAGCATGCGGGAACGCGAGCGCGAGGTTCAGAAGGCCCGATCGGAACAGACCAAAGAGATCGACCGCGAGAGGGAGCAGCACAAGAGGGAGGAAGCCATCCAGCACTTCAAAGCGCTCATGTCCGACATG GTACGCTCGTCCGACGCCACGTGGTCTGACACGCGGCGGAACCTTCGCAAAGACCACCGCTGGGAGTCGGCGTCGCTTCTGGAGCGCGAGGAGAAGGAGAAGCTCTTCAATGACCATGTGGAGGCGCTGgctaagaagaagaaggaacaCTTCAGGCAGCTGCTGGACGAGACCACCGTG atCACACTGACCACCACCTGGAAGGAGGTCAAGAAGATCATCAAGGAGGACCCTCGATGTATTAAGTTCTCTTCTAGTGACAGA AAGCGCCAGCGTGAGTTTGAAGACTACATCAAAGACAAGTACATCACGGCCAAAGCTGACTTCAGAACTCTCTTGAAGGAGACCAAGTTCATCACGTACAG GTCCCGGAAACTGATCCAGGAATCGGAGCagcacctgaaggatgtcgaGAAAATCCTGCAGAACGACAAGCGCTACTTGGTGCTGGAGTGCGTCCCCGAGGAGCGTCGCAAGCTCATTATGTTCTACATCGAGGACCTTGACCGCCGTGGcccacccccgccccccactGCCTCAGAGCCCACGCGCCGCTCCACTAAGTGA
- the tcerg1b gene encoding transcription elongation regulator 1 isoform X1, translating into MAEQAESEAIGFSDSRMAQQAVRFHGPVPAPVTSPAPAAPGPGQTPVLRGPPPLLRPPPPPFGMMRGPPPARPPYPRPPFDPSMPPIPPPAGMPPPIGPPHLQRPPFLPPPMGNLPPPPGMLFPPGMPPAPTSASPTPTEEIWVENKTPEGKAYYYNARTRESAWTKPEGVKILQQAELNPLLVAGTGPAPAGAPGTSGTGTASVGAPGAGTSSPGGTVVISASSISTTASAAASPINAASSTPSRTLSSSPDPTFTLAPSVTIAAAGATAELIPTSAVSSSVAAAPIIAVTVSTTLSPSPVTAVQTVPMLPAALPHSVAQPTVTAAIPAFPPVMVPPFRVPLPGMHIPLPGVAMMQIVGAPCVKAGPGANGMLPGMGPPLVSMMHPQLALSAAPALQLPEWSEYKTVDGKTYYYNNRTMESTWEKPQGLLDREKELEKVKERMAQKEAEAMEMEEEEAKMLINNEKQERKEEEMSEEEKAAQKARPVATNPIPGTPWCVVWTGDERVFFYNPTTRLSMWDRPDELLGRTDVDKHIQEPPHKRGLDDARRTVFSKEEPELGPAADDLHDSESSKAKKRKKEDANEADTEKEAVMEAELRAARERAVVPLESRMTQFKDMLLERGVSAFSTWDKELHKIVFDPRYLLLNPKERKQVFDQYVKTRAEEERKEKKNKLMQAKDDFRRMMDEAKLTARTTFSEFASKHGRDPRFKSIDKMKDREAIFVEHMTALKKRDKDDSKSRGEKVRQDFFEMLSDQHVEGGQRWSKVKEKMETDPRYKAVESSALREEFFKQYLDKQAKSLDLEKERELERQARIEASMREREREVQKARSEQTKEIDREREQHKREEAIQHFKALMSDMVRSSDATWSDTRRNLRKDHRWESASLLEREEKEKLFNDHVEALAKKKKEHFRQLLDETTVITLTTTWKEVKKIIKEDPRCIKFSSSDRKRQREFEDYIKDKYITAKADFRTLLKETKFITYRSRKLIQESEQHLKDVEKILQNDKRYLVLECVPEERRKLIMFYIEDLDRRGPPPPPTASEPTRRSTK; encoded by the exons ATGGCGGAGCAGGCGGAGAGCGAAGCGATCGGATTCAGCGACAGTAG GATGGCCCAGCAGGCCGTGCGGTTCCACGGACCCGTCCCGGCACCGGTGACCTCGCCTGCCCCCGCCGCACCGGGTCCCGGGCAAACTCCTGTGCTACGCGGCCCGCCGCCCCTCCTCCGGCCGCCACCGCCCCCCTTTGGAATGATGAGGGGACCGCCGCCGGCTCGTCCCCCCTACCCGCGGCCACCCTTTGACCCCAGTATGCCCCCCATCCCGCCACCAGCAGGCATGCCACCCCCCATAGGACCGCCCCACCTGCAG AGACCCCCGTTCCTTCCCCCTCCCATGGGCAACCTTCCACCCCCTCCGGGGATGCTCTTTCCTCCCGGGATGCCCCCGGCCCCTACTTCTGCAAGCCCCACGCCCACCGAGGAGATCTGGGTGGAGAACAAGACGCCCGAGGGAAAG GCTTATTACTACAACGCTCGCACCAGAGAGTCGGCGTGGACTAAACCGGAGGGTGTGAAAATCCTCCAGCAGGCAGAACTCAATCCACTTCTGGTGGCGGGGACTGGCCCCGCCCCGGCGGGGGCCCCTGGGACCTCGGGCACGGGGACCGCCAGCGTGGGTGCTCCTGGTGCTGGGACCTCCAGCCCCGGCGGCACTGTGGTCATTAGCGCCAGCAGCATCAGCACCACGGCCAGTGCGGCCGCCTCACCCATTAACGCCGCCTCCAGCACCCCCTCTCGCACACTCAGCTCCAGTCCGGACCCGACCTTCACCTTGGCCCCCTCCGTCACCATAGCAG CAGCCGGTGCCACAGCGGAGCTTATCCCCACCTCCGCGGTCAGCTCATCGGTGGCCGCCGCTCCAATCATTGCGGTGACAGTGTCCACGACGCTGTCCCCGTCTCCCGTCACGGCCGTGCAGACGGtcccgatgctgcccgccgcACTGCCACACAGCGTGGCCCAGCCCACCGTTACCGCTGCCATCCCCGCCTTCCCGCCTGTCATGGTGCCGCCCTTCCGCGTGCCTTTGCCGGGCATGCACATCCCCCTGCCAG gtGTAGCAATGATGCAGATAGTTGGCGCTCCCTGCGTAAAGGCGGGCCCCGGCGCCAACG GAATGCTGCCCGGCATGGGGCCGCCCCTGGTGTCCATGATGCACCCACAGCTGGCCTtgtcagcagcgccagcgttGCAGCTGCCAGAGTGGTCCGAGTACAAGACGGTGGACGGCAAGACATACTACTACAACAACCGCACCATGGAGTCCACTTGGGAGAAGCCGCAGGGCCTACTAGACAGAG AAAAAGAATTGGAGAAGGTCAAGGAGCGTATGGCGCAGAAGGAAGCTGAGGCCAtggagatggaggaggaggaggcaaaaATGCTCATCAACAATGAGAAGCAG GAacgcaaagaagaagaaatgagCGAGGAAGAGAAGGCGGCCCAAAAAGCTCGTCCGGTGGCCACCAACCCAATTCCGGGAACGCCGTG GTGCGTGGTGTGGACGGGGGACGAGCGCGTCTTTTTCTACAACCCCACCACTCGGCTGTCCATGTGGGACCGCCCTGATGAGCTGCTGGGACGCACCGACGTTGACAAACACATCCAGGAGCCTCCGCACAAGAGAGGCTTGGATGACGCTAGGAGGACAG ttttCAGCAAGGAGGAGCCGGAGCTGGGCCCGGCCGCGGACGACCTACACGACAGTGAATCCTCCAAAGCCAAGAAGagaaa GAAGGAGGACGCCAACGAGGCTGACACTGAGAAGGAGGCAGTGATGGAGGCAGAGCTTCGGGCAGCCCGCGAGAGGGCCGTGGTGCCCCTGGAGTCCAGGATGACACAGTTCAAAGACATGTTGCTGGAAAGAGGG GTGTCGGCTTTCTCCACATGGGACAAAGAGCTTCACAAGATTGTCTTTGACCCTCGCTATCTCTTGCTCAACCCCAAAGAACGCAAGCAG GTCTTCGACCAGTACGTCAAGACCAGAGCGGAGGAGGAGCGGaaagagaagaagaacaaGTTGATGCAGGCCAAAGACGACTTCAGGAGAATGATGGACGAGGCCAAGCTGACGGCCAG GACCACCTTCAGCGAGTTTGCCAGCAAACACGGGCGTGATCCTCGCTTCAAGAGCATCGACAAGATGAAGGACAGAGAAGCCATCTTTGTCGAGCACATGACTGCCCTAAAGAAGCGAGACAAGGACGACTCCAAGTCCAGAGGGGAGAAG GTGAGGCAGGACTTCTTTGAGATGCTGAGCGACCAGCACGTGGAAGGAGGACAGCGCTGGAGCAAAGTCAAAGAGAAGATGGAGACGGATCCTCGCTACAAGGCGGTGGAAAGCTCCGCCCTCAGGGAGGAGTTCTTCAAGCAGTACCTGGACAAGCAAGCCAAG AGCCTGGACTTGGAGAAAGAGCGCGAGCTGGAGCGGCAGGCTCGTATCGAGGCCAGCATGCGGGAACGCGAGCGCGAGGTTCAGAAGGCCCGATCGGAACAGACCAAAGAGATCGACCGCGAGAGGGAGCAGCACAAGAGGGAGGAAGCCATCCAGCACTTCAAAGCGCTCATGTCCGACATG GTACGCTCGTCCGACGCCACGTGGTCTGACACGCGGCGGAACCTTCGCAAAGACCACCGCTGGGAGTCGGCGTCGCTTCTGGAGCGCGAGGAGAAGGAGAAGCTCTTCAATGACCATGTGGAGGCGCTGgctaagaagaagaaggaacaCTTCAGGCAGCTGCTGGACGAGACCACCGTG atCACACTGACCACCACCTGGAAGGAGGTCAAGAAGATCATCAAGGAGGACCCTCGATGTATTAAGTTCTCTTCTAGTGACAGA AAGCGCCAGCGTGAGTTTGAAGACTACATCAAAGACAAGTACATCACGGCCAAAGCTGACTTCAGAACTCTCTTGAAGGAGACCAAGTTCATCACGTACAG GTCCCGGAAACTGATCCAGGAATCGGAGCagcacctgaaggatgtcgaGAAAATCCTGCAGAACGACAAGCGCTACTTGGTGCTGGAGTGCGTCCCCGAGGAGCGTCGCAAGCTCATTATGTTCTACATCGAGGACCTTGACCGCCGTGGcccacccccgccccccactGCCTCAGAGCCCACGCGCCGCTCCACTAAGTGA
- the LOC119133586 gene encoding prenylcysteine oxidase-like, whose product MRRSSGFGPLLAALVALSSDFASAAHVDGAPPSKIAVVGAGIGGSATAHFLRQHFGPEVQLDVYEKGEVGGRLATVTVNRNQYESGGSIIHALNLHMHDFVKQLGLKQRRSVSGKTAVFDGTSVIVEETDWYLLDLLRLWWRYGISFIRLQMWLEEIMEKFIRIYKYQAHGYAFSSLEELLESLGGSGFVNMTRKPLSDSLLELGVSQRFIDEVVAPVIWLNYGQNVSVPAFAGAVSLASAHSNLWAVEGGNKLLCDGLLKLAEANLLQARVTSVRPLHEGDALQYELSVADEEGERRSGVYDLVVVAAPLRAGGAGISLPDWEAPVAPGEGEWQATVATLVHGYLNTSLFGFPDARLFPYASILTTAAPALFFNSVAGVYPVDVAPDFRRKRAHEAAVYKVFSPNVLTREQLKTLFRSYYSAQATEWQAYPRYGSAAGAVLPPVELRPHLYYLSGIEWAGSAMEMSAVAAKNIALLAYHRWHGRSLKVDHKDLPRAIKTEL is encoded by the exons ATGCGGCGTTCCTCAGGCTTCGGGCCGCTGCTGGCCGCTCTCGTGGCCCTCTCGTCGGACTTTGCGTCCGCCGCTCACGTGGATGGAGCTCCGCCCTCCAAAATag cCGTGGTAGGCGCGGGCATCGGGGGCAGCGCCACGGCGCATTTCCTGCGGCAGCACTTTGGGCCCGAAGTGCAGCTGGATGTGTACGAGAAGGGTGAGGTGGGCGGCCGCTTGGCCACTGTCACCGTCAACCGGAACCAGTACGAGTCGGGCGGCTCTATTATCCACGCGCTCAACCTGCACATGCATGACTTTGTCAAGCAGCTCG GGCTGAAGCAGCGTCGCAGTGTGTCTGGCAAGACGGCGGTGTTTGATGGCACGTCGGTGATTGTGGAGGAGACGGACTGGTACTTGCTGGACCTCCTGCGCTTGTGGTGGCGCTATGGCATCAGCTTCATACGGCTGCAGATGTGGCTGGAGGAGATCATGGAGAAGTTCATCAG GATTTACAAGTACCAGGCCCACGGTTACGCCTTCAGCTCGTTGGAGGAGCTGTTGGAGTCGCTGGGTGGGAGCGGCTTTGTCAACATGACGCGCAAGCCGCTCTCCGATTCGCTGCTGGAGCTGGGCGTGTCCCAGCGCTTCATCGATGAGGTGGTGGCGCCCGTCATATGGCTCAATTACGGCCAGAATGTTAGCGTACCCGCCTTCGCAG GCGCGGTGTCGTTGGCGAGCGCCCATTCTAACCTGTGGGCGGTGGAAGGTGGCAACAAGTTGCTTTGCGACGGCCTGCTCAAGTTGGCCGAGGCCAACCTGCTGCAGGCGCGTGTCACCTCGGTGCGACCGCTCCACGAAG GCGACGCGCTTCAGTATGAGCTGAGCGTGGCGGATGAGGAGGGCGAGCGGCGCTCGGGAGTCTACGACCTGGTAGTGGTGGCGGCGCCGCTGCGGGCCGGTGGCGCCGGGATCTCCTTGCCGGACTGGGAAGCACCCGTTGCACCCGGCGAGGGCGAGTGGCAGGCCACAGTGGCCACGCTGGTGCACGGCTACCTCAACACGTCACTCTTCGGCTTCCCGGATGCGCGGCTCTTCCCGTACGCCAGCATACTGACTACGGCCGCACCAGCGCTCTTCTTTAACAGCGTGGCCGGCGTTTATCCTGTCGACGTGGCGCCGGACTTCCGCCGCAAGCGGGCGCACGAGGCCGCCGTCTACAAAGTCTTCTCACCCAACGTGCTTACCAGAGAGCAGCTCAAGACGCTCTTCAG GTCGTACTACTCGGCGCAGGCGACCGAGTGGCAGGCGTACCCTCGCTACGGCAGTGCGGCGGGTGCAGTGCTGCCCCCTGTGGAGCTGCGGCCGCACCTCTATTACTTGAGCGGCATCGAGTGGGCAGGCAGCGCCATGGAGATGAGCGCCGTGGCCGCCAAGAACATCGCCCTGTTGGCCTACCACCGGTGGCATGGACGCAGTCTCAAAGTGGACCACAAAGACCTGCCGCGCGCCATCAAGACTGAACTCTGA